Genomic window (Drosophila ananassae strain 14024-0371.13 chromosome 3L, ASM1763931v2, whole genome shotgun sequence):
CTTTGGTGTTTATAAACCCTTTATCATTAATGACTGGAAAGTTTTGAGATTAGGTTTTAATTGTGCTTTCTTTTGTCGCCAATAGATCTCCAAGAAAAACACTCACTACCGTGGAGCCCTCTACGGTCTGGCCAGATCCCTGATGTTCTTCGCCTATGCCGCTTGCATGTACTACGGAGCCTGGTGTGTCGTCAACCGTGGACTCGAATTCGGAGACGTTTTCAAGTAAGACCCTCAAACAGCACTCGAAAGAATCCCTTTACTAAAGTAATCCTTCCTCATCAGGGTATCCCAATCTCTGATCATGGGCACAGCATCCATTGCCAACGCTTTGGCCTTTGCACCCAACATGCAGAAGGGTGTGACCGCCGCCAAATCCATCTTCACGTTCCTGCGTCGCCAGCCCTTGATCGTGGACAAGCCGGGAGTGTCCCGCCAACCCTGGCACTGCGAGGGAGATGTACGCTACGACCGGGTGGAGTTCAGCTACCCGACGCGCCGCGAGATTCAGGTGCTCAAGGGCCTGGATCTGAGCGTCGGCAAGGGCAAGAAGGTGGCCCTGGTGGGACCCTCTGGTTGTGGAAAGTCCACCTGCATTCAACTCATACAGCGATTCTACGATGTGGACGCTGGTGCCACGTTGATTGATGAGCAGGACGTGCGCGACGTATCCATGACGAATTTGCGCAACCAGCTCGGCATAGTTTCCCAGGAGCCCATCCTCTTCGATCGCACCATCAGGGAAAACATTGCCTACGGCGATAATTCCAGGACTGTAACCGATCAGGAGATCATTTCCGCCTGCAAGAAGTCCAACATCCATGAGTTTGTCGCCAACCTGCCTCTGGGCTACGACACAAGAATGGGGGAGAAGGGTGCCCAGTTGTCTGGAGGTCAGAAGCAGCGCATTGCCATTGCCCGTGCCCTCATCCGGAATCCCAAAATTATGCTGCTCGACGAGGCCACCTCGGCTCTGGACGCTGAAAGTGAAAAGGTGGGTCTCCTGCAAAACGTCCTTCCACATAAATGTGTTTCTAACGATCCTCTTCTCTCGTCCAGGTTGTCCAGGATGCTCTAGATGCCGCCTCCGAGGGTCGCACCACCATTAGCATAGCCCACCGTCTCTCCACCATCGTCCATTCGGACGTTATATTTGTGTTCGAGAACGGAGTCGTTTGTGAAATGGGTGACCACAAGCAACTCCTCGGCAATCGAGGACTTTACTACACGCTCTACAAGCTCCAGAGCGGCGCCATGTAAATGCCATATCATCATCCTAGCTTAGGTCTAGCCAATTATGAATCCTTAGTGAACAAAGGACTAGTATTCATGTAAAAACAGTCGCTAGTTTAGATAATATAAGATTATTTATCAATATTTATGATTAACGAACACATCGAGGAATTTATGCATGAATTTTGAAACGAAACTGTACTTCAATAGGATTAGAAATcgtaaaataaaagtatttttttgtatatcagtttgtttttatttttagtttacatcgatttgtttaaatttaattgcatGTTACCCAGTCGAATTGGTTGTCCACTGGAAACCAATGTACCATTTAGCTTAAAGTAGGACCTCCAAATAATCATCTGTTCATCCGTCCGCATCCGTCCCAGAACGCCATGGTCGCCTTGGCCAAAATGAGTTATTGTGCTGTGCTCTTTAGTGTACAACTACAACTAGTTTAGAATTATACgtaaaaaataagcaaaatcTTACAGGGAACACAACACGAAACACTGACCACGCGCTCCAGATAAGGGCATATATATACATGGTATAAGTACCACTTGAGCTCGAGCTTGcataataaacaataaaaacattaTGCAGTCATATCTCACGAGGCATAACCCTTCTTAAAACCAGCGGTTTGGTCATTGTCTTTCAGCTTTGGAAGTCACATCGTCTGATTTGATCGGATCGCATCTAATTCTGATTACTACACATTTTGTTGGGTAAATGCTGATGTGTCTCTGTGTGTAATTCATGATTCGGTATAAGGAATATGACGGTGTATTCGTGTTTAACGTAGAACTTAATCGAAATCCAAAAGCGgttattattaaataaggGAACAACAACTATGACTATGGTTGCCTAATTTAGTTCTTCTCTTCCTTCTTGGCTTCGCCAGAAGTGTCGCTGGAACTGCTGCTGTCGGTGGATCCGGATCCGGCGCTGCTCTCGCGCTCAGCGGACATctaaataatagaaaataaacaattacataaacaaattcaagGCAAATGGTTGCAGAGTTGGTTGCATACCTTCTTGTAGGCCATCTCGAAGAGCTTCAGGGAGGATTGCTGCAGTTGGGAGGTAGCCTTCCTGACCTCTTCCAGCTCGGCGGTCTCCTTGTTGGCCAGCAACGTGCGCAGATCGGCAATCTCCTTCTTCAGCTTCTCGCACTCCTCGGCGGGCAGCTGGCTCTTGAACTCCTCCATCTTGGTCTCAGTGTCGTGGACTATGCTCTCGCCCTGGTTGACGATTTCGATCAGTTCGCGCTTCTTCTTGTCGGCGGTGGCGTATTCCTCGGCCTTCTTGATCATGTTCTCGATTTCGTCCTTGCTCAGGCCGCCGCTCGACTGGATGACGATCTGCTGCTCCTTGCCAGTGCCCTTATCCTTGGCCGAAACGTGCACAATGCCGTTGGCGTCAATGTCGAACACAACCTCGATCTGGGGTACACCACGGGGTGCTGGGGGAATGCCCACCAGCGTGAAGGAACCCAGGAGCTTGTTGTCGTTGGCCATCTCGCGCTCTCCCTGGTGGACCTTGATCTCCACCTGGGTCTGGCCATCGCTGGCCGTCGAGAAGACTTGCGACTTCTTAGTGGGGATTGTGGTGTTGCGGGAAATAAGGCGGGTGAACACTCCACCAAGGGTCTCAATGCCGAGGGACAGGGGAGTAACGTCGAGCAGAAGCACATCGGTAACATCTCCAGCCAACACACCGCCTTGAACAGCGGCACCGACGGCGACAGCCTCATCGGGGTTGACGGAACGAGAGGGCTGGCGGCCGAACAGTTCCTGGACCGTGGACTGCACCTTGGGCATGCGAGTCATGCCACCGACTAGGAGCACCTCTCCGATCTCAGACTTGGAAACCTCGGCGTCGGACAGAGCCTTCTGGCAGGGCTGGATGGTGCGCTTGATCAGGTCAGCAACCAGGCTCTCCAGCTTGGCGCGGGTCATCTTCAGGTTCATGTGCTGAGGTCCAGCAGCGTCCATGGTCAGATACGGCAGATTGATGTCGGTTTGCTGGGAGGAGGACAGCTCGCACTTGGCCTTTTCAGCAGCCTCCTTCAGACGCTGCATGGCAATGTTGTCCTTGCGGATGTCAATGCCGCTATCCTTCTTGAACTCGGCAACCAGGAAGTTAACAATAGCATTGTCGAAGTCCTCACCTCCCAACAGGGTGTCACCGTTGGTGGACTTGACCTCGAATACGCCCTTCTGGATCTCCAGGATCGAGATATCGAAGGTGCCGCCACCCAAGTCATAAACAGCAATGCTGAAAGGATAATAGATTATTTAGTTAGGACTCCGATTCCCCGAAAGAATTTCTTTGCAACCTTCTGatataaattgaaattaaagaTAAGAAAAGTCACGTTCCCACCCCATAAAGATATACATTTTCGAACACTCACATTTTGTC
Coding sequences:
- the LOC6494224 gene encoding heat shock 70 kDa protein cognate 5, whose translation is MLRVPKFLPRLARQVGVAPTNLSGASGIFRTLPGASNGLSAQMRYKSGEVKGAVIGIDLGTTNSCLAVMEGKQAKVIENAEGARTTPSHVAFTKDGERLVGMPAKRQAVTNSANTFYATKRLIGRRFDDPEVKKDITNLSYKVVKASNGDAWVSATDGKVYSPSQIGAFILIKMKETAEAYLNTPVKNAVVTVPAYFNDSQRQATKDAGQIAGLNVLRVINEPTAAALAYGMDKTEDKIIAVYDLGGGTFDISILEIQKGVFEVKSTNGDTLLGGEDFDNAIVNFLVAEFKKDSGIDIRKDNIAMQRLKEAAEKAKCELSSSQQTDINLPYLTMDAAGPQHMNLKMTRAKLESLVADLIKRTIQPCQKALSDAEVSKSEIGEVLLVGGMTRMPKVQSTVQELFGRQPSRSVNPDEAVAVGAAVQGGVLAGDVTDVLLLDVTPLSLGIETLGGVFTRLISRNTTIPTKKSQVFSTASDGQTQVEIKVHQGEREMANDNKLLGSFTLVGIPPAPRGVPQIEVVFDIDANGIVHVSAKDKGTGKEQQIVIQSSGGLSKDEIENMIKKAEEYATADKKKRELIEIVNQGESIVHDTETKMEEFKSQLPAEECEKLKKEIADLRTLLANKETAELEEVRKATSQLQQSSLKLFEMAYKKMSAERESSAGSGSTDSSSSSDTSGEAKKEEKN